From a single Asticcacaulis sp. MM231 genomic region:
- a CDS encoding DNA polymerase III subunit gamma/tau, giving the protein MSEHPDLDDPFAAAEIDIPERDDATDDMFGGGPVPAPIAVAKPIEKSEAYTVLARKYRPRTFEDLIGQEAMVRTLTNAFTAGRIAHAFMLTGVRGVGKTTTARLLARALNYESDTVHGPSVDLSVMGIHCQAIIEGRHIDVLELDAASRTGVDAMRDLLESVRYAPVEARYKVYVIDEVHMLSTGAFNALLKTLEEPPPHAKFIFATTEIRKVPVTILSRCQRFDLRRVEPETLNPHLEKICSLEGVKIDPDAVALIARAAEGSVRDGLSLLDQALVQGSAGEITSAEVVRDMLGLADRGATLSLFENIISGQMSEALLAFRTLYGFGADPSQIMGDMLEYAHATSVAKILGADATRLPKAQAMRVTALGSQLSAGTLSRLWTLMLKAFEELRRAPDACAAFEMALVRLCYAADLPGPEVLMKRLQSGEPLVPNAPGSAPSGPGGGVSARGATAVQMRPVQQAIPNPQTFEEVLQLISDKRDIGLRVDVERFVRLVAFRPGAITFEPAPNAPGDLVRKLSMKLREWTGQRWLIATEGGGGAETIMERDSRERDAAKARLQANPFVAQVLQTFPGAEITAVRAKPKPVVVEIEPIVPEDERPDIDKEND; this is encoded by the coding sequence ATGTCCGAACATCCTGACCTCGATGATCCCTTTGCCGCCGCGGAAATAGACATTCCGGAGCGCGATGACGCCACCGATGACATGTTCGGCGGCGGCCCTGTGCCCGCACCCATCGCCGTGGCCAAGCCGATCGAGAAATCGGAGGCCTATACGGTCTTGGCGCGCAAATATCGCCCGCGCACCTTCGAGGATCTGATCGGTCAGGAAGCGATGGTCCGCACCCTGACCAACGCCTTCACCGCCGGCCGTATCGCCCACGCCTTCATGCTGACCGGCGTTCGCGGCGTCGGCAAGACCACGACCGCCCGCCTGCTGGCCCGCGCCCTCAACTATGAGAGCGACACGGTGCATGGCCCCAGCGTCGATCTGTCGGTCATGGGCATCCATTGCCAGGCCATCATCGAAGGTCGCCATATCGACGTGCTCGAACTCGACGCCGCCTCGCGCACGGGTGTTGACGCCATGCGCGATCTGCTCGAATCCGTGCGCTATGCACCCGTAGAGGCGCGCTACAAGGTCTACGTCATCGACGAAGTGCACATGCTCTCCACCGGCGCCTTCAACGCGCTGTTGAAAACGCTGGAAGAGCCGCCGCCCCACGCCAAGTTCATCTTCGCCACGACCGAAATCCGCAAGGTGCCCGTCACCATCCTGTCGCGCTGCCAGCGTTTCGATCTGCGCCGCGTCGAGCCGGAAACCCTCAATCCGCATCTCGAAAAGATCTGCAGTCTCGAAGGCGTGAAGATCGATCCCGATGCCGTAGCGCTCATCGCCCGCGCCGCCGAAGGCTCTGTGCGCGATGGCCTTTCCCTGCTCGATCAGGCGCTTGTGCAGGGCAGCGCCGGCGAGATCACCAGCGCCGAAGTGGTGCGCGATATGTTGGGTCTGGCCGATCGTGGCGCCACGCTGTCTCTGTTCGAAAACATCATTTCCGGCCAGATGAGCGAGGCCCTGCTGGCCTTCCGCACGCTTTATGGCTTCGGCGCCGATCCGTCGCAGATCATGGGCGATATGCTGGAATACGCCCACGCCACGAGCGTGGCCAAGATCCTGGGTGCAGACGCCACGCGCCTGCCCAAGGCGCAGGCCATGCGCGTCACGGCGCTAGGTTCTCAGCTTTCCGCCGGTACGCTCAGCCGCTTGTGGACCCTTATGCTCAAGGCGTTTGAGGAATTGCGCCGTGCGCCCGATGCCTGCGCGGCCTTTGAAATGGCGCTGGTGCGGCTGTGCTATGCCGCCGACCTGCCGGGGCCGGAAGTGCTGATGAAGCGCCTGCAAAGCGGCGAACCACTGGTGCCCAATGCGCCCGGCAGTGCGCCTTCCGGGCCGGGCGGCGGCGTTTCGGCGCGTGGCGCCACGGCGGTGCAGATGCGGCCCGTGCAACAGGCCATTCCCAATCCGCAGACCTTCGAGGAGGTGCTGCAACTGATATCTGACAAGCGCGATATCGGCCTGCGTGTCGATGTCGAGCGCTTTGTGCGGCTGGTTGCGTTCCGGCCGGGCGCGATCACCTTTGAACCCGCGCCCAATGCCCCCGGCGATCTGGTGCGCAAGCTGTCGATGAAGCTGCGCGAATGGACCGGCCAGCGCTGGCTGATCGCCACCGAGGGCGGCGGCGGTGCCGAAACCATCATGGAGCGTGATAGCCGCGAACGGGACGCTGCCAAGGCGCGCCTGCAGGCCAATCCTTTCGTGGCGCAAGTGCTGCAAACCTTCCCCGGCGCGGAAATCACCGCCGTTCGCGCCAAGCCAAAGCCCGTGGTCGTCGAGATCGAGCCGATTGTGCCCGAAGACGAACGCCCTGATATTGATAAGGAAAATGACTGA
- the rmuC gene encoding DNA recombination protein RmuC — MNMSTVSLLVVLVVAAVFAGAWFLSLAEAKRLRGRNEDLSDRLTDVTAELSAAKERARNLEDAKAAMSEQFQLVSHQAMQASSDSLLKRAEESFVAREKLALERMNSSLQPVSETLTRFEAQVKAMEEARSKNSGELEQQIKQLLSASDQTREVTQKLANSLRRGAGVQGRWGEETLRNVLQAAGLTRFDFIEQHNLDTDEGRRRPDVVVRMPGDKSNGVFVIDSKVNLTAFLDSMDALDDEAREAALQRHTQGLRAHVRDLSGKAYWDQFKDQSPDFVALFIPGDGFLAAALDRMPQLMNEAMDKKVIIVTPTTLFALCKAVAYGWRVEDQMKNASHIADLGRELYARLSVMGDHVHGLGGALGRAVEKYNAFVGSLESKVLTQARRFEELQVEHQGKPMPDLTAIEAQPKVANKLKSLQSADEDLL; from the coding sequence ATGAACATGTCAACCGTGAGTTTGCTGGTCGTTTTGGTGGTCGCCGCCGTTTTCGCCGGCGCCTGGTTTTTGTCGCTGGCCGAGGCGAAACGCCTGCGCGGCCGCAATGAAGATCTGTCGGATCGCCTGACCGATGTGACCGCCGAACTGTCGGCAGCAAAGGAACGCGCGCGCAATCTGGAAGACGCCAAGGCCGCCATGAGCGAGCAGTTCCAGCTTGTGTCGCATCAGGCCATGCAGGCCTCGTCGGATTCGCTGTTGAAACGCGCTGAGGAATCGTTTGTGGCGCGCGAAAAGCTGGCGCTGGAACGGATGAATTCGAGCCTCCAGCCTGTCTCGGAAACCCTGACGCGTTTTGAGGCGCAGGTGAAGGCGATGGAAGAGGCGCGCTCAAAGAACAGCGGCGAACTGGAACAGCAGATCAAGCAGCTTCTGAGCGCCTCCGATCAGACCCGCGAAGTGACGCAGAAACTGGCCAATTCGCTGCGTCGTGGTGCCGGCGTGCAAGGTCGCTGGGGTGAGGAAACCTTGCGCAATGTCTTGCAGGCGGCCGGTCTGACACGCTTCGATTTTATCGAGCAGCACAACCTCGATACCGACGAAGGCCGACGCCGTCCGGACGTGGTGGTGCGGATGCCGGGTGATAAATCGAATGGTGTCTTCGTTATCGATTCCAAGGTCAACCTGACGGCCTTTCTCGATTCGATGGATGCGCTCGATGATGAGGCGCGCGAAGCCGCCTTGCAGCGCCATACGCAGGGCTTGCGCGCTCATGTCCGTGATCTGTCCGGCAAGGCCTACTGGGATCAGTTCAAGGATCAGTCGCCCGATTTCGTCGCCCTGTTCATTCCGGGCGATGGTTTCCTGGCGGCGGCGCTCGACCGGATGCCGCAACTGATGAACGAGGCGATGGACAAGAAGGTCATTATCGTCACGCCCACCACCCTGTTCGCGCTGTGTAAAGCCGTGGCCTACGGCTGGCGCGTCGAAGACCAAATGAAGAATGCTTCGCACATCGCCGATCTTGGCCGCGAACTCTATGCCCGCCTGTCGGTGATGGGCGATCATGTTCATGGTCTTGGCGGGGCGCTTGGACGCGCGGTTGAGAAGTATAACGCGTTTGTCGGCTCGCTGGAAAGCAAGGTGCTGACTCAGGCGCGGCGCTTCGAAGAGCTACAGGTCGAGCATCAAGGCAAGCCCATGCCGGATCTGACAGCGATCGAAGCCCAGCCGAAGGTGGCTAACAAGTTGAAATCATTACAATCGGCTGACGAAGACCTGCTCTAG
- the def gene encoding peptide deformylase yields MAIRDIITVPNPLLKQVSKPVDKVDDALRALMDDMLETMYDAPGIGLAAIQIGEPVRVIVMDLQEKPEGADEDAEGIKNPRYFVNPEIIWKSDDTLPYEEGCLSVPEIYDEVQRPAHVKIRYLNYHGEQVEEDAHGLYAVCIQHEMDHLEGVLFIDHLSKLKRDRAVTKVKKLTRAA; encoded by the coding sequence ATGGCCATACGCGATATCATCACCGTTCCGAACCCGCTCCTGAAGCAAGTCTCCAAGCCCGTCGACAAGGTCGATGACGCTTTGCGTGCCCTGATGGACGATATGCTGGAAACCATGTACGATGCGCCGGGCATCGGCCTGGCGGCGATACAGATCGGCGAACCGGTCCGTGTCATCGTCATGGACTTGCAGGAAAAGCCTGAAGGCGCTGATGAAGATGCCGAAGGGATCAAAAACCCGCGCTATTTCGTCAATCCTGAGATCATCTGGAAATCGGACGACACCCTGCCTTATGAAGAAGGCTGCCTGTCGGTGCCGGAAATCTATGACGAGGTTCAGCGCCCGGCTCACGTCAAGATCCGCTATCTCAACTATCATGGCGAGCAGGTCGAAGAAGACGCGCACGGCCTTTACGCCGTCTGCATCCAGCACGAAATGGACCACCTCGAAGGCGTGCTGTTTATCGATCATTTGTCGAAGCTGAAGCGCGATCGGGCGGTGACCAAAGTCAAGAAGCTCACCCGCGCCGCTTAG
- a CDS encoding VUT family protein yields the protein MIDAKAAARKAFTGRAPWTYLYLFLIPFINWAYAAVPTIPLPDHGEWTPLAIVTGLVLVVRDFAQREIGHWIFIPLMIGLGISFKMAPAEIAMASAVAFGISETIDWGLFTFLKLPLSKRVFISAAVGSPIDTTVFYLMAATVIPGIFNIWAIGASILSKLLGCVIVYLLMKNRERKAAIAAPIP from the coding sequence ATGATCGACGCAAAAGCCGCCGCGCGAAAAGCCTTCACCGGTCGCGCCCCCTGGACCTATCTCTATCTGTTTCTGATCCCTTTTATCAACTGGGCCTATGCCGCCGTGCCGACCATTCCCCTGCCAGATCACGGCGAATGGACACCGCTGGCTATCGTCACCGGGCTGGTTTTGGTGGTGCGTGATTTTGCTCAGCGCGAGATCGGCCACTGGATCTTTATCCCGCTGATGATTGGACTAGGCATTTCGTTCAAAATGGCGCCAGCCGAGATTGCGATGGCCAGCGCGGTCGCCTTCGGCATCAGCGAGACCATCGACTGGGGACTGTTTACCTTCCTCAAACTGCCCTTATCGAAGCGCGTCTTTATCTCCGCGGCGGTTGGCTCGCCGATAGATACAACCGTGTTTTATCTGATGGCGGCCACGGTTATTCCGGGCATTTTCAATATCTGGGCCATTGGCGCTTCGATCCTCAGCAAGCTGCTTGGCTGCGTGATCGTCTATCTTCTGATGAAAAACCGGGAGCGAAAAGCTGCCATCGCAGCTCCTATCCCCTGA
- the fmt gene encoding methionyl-tRNA formyltransferase, whose translation MRLAFMGTPEFAVKALAELVASGHDIVCVYSQPPAPKGRGQVLSPSPVHTFAQSLGLEVRTPKSMKAPEAIAEFQSLDIDACIVVAYGQILKKEVLDHPSLGCFNLHASLLPRWRGAAPIQRAIMAGDSHTGVEVMRMSEGLDEGAIILTGREEIALEDTAQTLHDKLALLGASLLPVALAAIERGGAAGQAQVGEPTYAKKITPEEARIDWNRPARDLDFHIRGLSPFPGAWCMLPTPKGEQRLKILMSRVTDEVSGETPGTRLLGGLKIATGEGVIELVRVQREGKAAQDAADFLNGGLLNPGDRLL comes from the coding sequence ATGCGCTTAGCTTTCATGGGCACGCCCGAATTTGCGGTTAAAGCTCTCGCCGAACTGGTGGCGAGCGGGCATGATATCGTCTGCGTTTACAGCCAGCCGCCGGCGCCAAAAGGGCGCGGGCAGGTACTGAGTCCGTCGCCCGTCCATACCTTCGCGCAGAGCCTCGGTCTTGAGGTGCGCACACCGAAATCGATGAAGGCGCCGGAAGCCATTGCCGAATTCCAGTCGCTCGATATCGACGCCTGTATCGTGGTCGCCTACGGTCAAATCCTCAAAAAGGAAGTGCTCGATCACCCGTCGCTCGGCTGCTTCAATCTACATGCCTCCCTGCTACCGCGCTGGCGCGGTGCAGCCCCTATCCAGCGGGCTATCATGGCCGGTGACAGCCACACCGGCGTCGAGGTCATGCGTATGAGCGAAGGGCTGGACGAGGGCGCGATCATCCTGACCGGCCGTGAGGAAATCGCGCTTGAGGACACCGCCCAGACCCTGCACGACAAACTGGCCCTGCTGGGTGCTTCGCTGCTGCCGGTGGCGCTGGCCGCCATCGAGCGCGGCGGTGCGGCGGGACAGGCGCAGGTAGGCGAGCCGACCTACGCCAAAAAGATCACGCCCGAGGAAGCGCGCATCGACTGGAACCGTCCGGCGCGCGATCTCGATTTTCACATCCGCGGCCTGTCGCCCTTTCCCGGCGCCTGGTGCATGTTACCAACGCCAAAGGGCGAGCAGCGCCTCAAGATCTTGATGTCGCGTGTCACAGATGAGGTCAGCGGCGAGACGCCCGGCACCCGTCTCCTGGGCGGTTTGAAGATCGCCACGGGGGAGGGCGTCATCGAACTGGTGCGCGTTCAGCGCGAGGGTAAGGCGGCGCAGGATGCCGCCGATTTTCTCAATGGGGGCCTGCTCAATCCCGGCGATCGACTGCTCTGA
- a CDS encoding alpha-glucosidase, with product MPLPTETTPNGYVKRWWKEAVVYQVYPRSFYDSNGDGIGDLLGIIEKLDHIKGLGIDVIWLSPHFDSPNADNGYDIRDYRKVGAEFGTMQDFDDLLTAIKAAGMRLIIDLVVNHTSDEHEWFVESRSSPNNPKRDYYIWSDRKPNDWTSIFGGPAWTQSPGGDWYLHLFDPKQPDLNWDNRKVREEAYDIMRFWLDKGVDGFRMDVIPFISKDKTFPNLPEDLRAKPQYLYTTGPHVHDYLHEMNTEVLQDYDVMTVGEAFGVTLQDTPKFVDERRQELDMVFQFAAVEVDRGADGRWKPWTLPQLKAVFTRQDKALDHHGWPTMFLSNHDNPRIVSRYGDDRPEWREKSAMLLAMLILTMKGTPFIYQGDELGLTNRTFTHIDQFNDLWTKNAWQDEVENGPWSEADFLANQNKVSRDHARMPMPWTAQGGFTNRQAWFALNPNFTEINAETCQTIYRFYTDLITLRHAEPALIYGDYSDPAPAHPHLFTYTRTLGDTTFLIYLNFSAEVTAFESDAESEPVLSNYASPFGPMRGWEARIYKV from the coding sequence ATGCCGCTGCCCACCGAAACCACACCGAACGGCTATGTAAAACGCTGGTGGAAGGAGGCCGTGGTCTATCAGGTCTATCCACGCTCATTTTATGACAGCAATGGCGATGGCATCGGCGACCTGCTCGGCATCATCGAAAAGCTCGACCATATCAAGGGGCTCGGCATCGATGTCATCTGGCTGTCGCCGCATTTCGACAGCCCCAATGCCGACAATGGCTACGATATCCGTGATTATCGAAAAGTAGGGGCCGAGTTCGGCACCATGCAGGATTTCGATGACCTGCTGACGGCGATCAAGGCCGCTGGCATGAGGCTGATCATCGACCTAGTGGTCAACCATACCTCCGATGAGCATGAATGGTTTGTCGAAAGCCGGTCGTCACCTAACAATCCCAAGCGCGACTATTACATCTGGTCGGATCGCAAACCGAATGACTGGACGTCGATCTTCGGAGGCCCGGCTTGGACGCAAAGTCCCGGCGGCGACTGGTATCTCCATCTGTTCGACCCGAAACAGCCCGATCTCAACTGGGATAACCGCAAGGTGCGTGAAGAGGCTTACGACATCATGCGCTTCTGGCTCGACAAGGGCGTCGATGGTTTTCGCATGGATGTTATACCTTTTATTTCCAAAGATAAAACCTTCCCGAACCTGCCGGAAGACTTACGCGCCAAGCCGCAATATCTCTATACCACCGGCCCGCACGTGCATGATTATCTGCATGAGATGAACACCGAGGTACTGCAAGACTATGATGTCATGACAGTCGGCGAAGCTTTCGGCGTGACGCTGCAGGATACGCCGAAATTCGTCGACGAGCGACGGCAGGAACTCGACATGGTGTTCCAGTTCGCGGCGGTTGAGGTCGATCGCGGCGCCGACGGCCGCTGGAAGCCCTGGACCCTGCCGCAGCTCAAGGCGGTCTTCACAAGGCAGGACAAGGCGCTCGATCACCACGGCTGGCCGACCATGTTCCTCAGCAATCACGACAATCCGCGCATCGTGTCGCGCTATGGCGATGACAGACCTGAGTGGCGCGAAAAATCGGCCATGCTGCTGGCGATGCTGATCCTGACCATGAAGGGCACGCCCTTTATCTATCAGGGCGATGAGCTGGGCCTGACCAACCGCACCTTCACCCATATCGACCAGTTCAACGATCTGTGGACGAAGAACGCGTGGCAGGATGAGGTGGAAAACGGCCCATGGTCGGAAGCGGATTTCTTAGCCAACCAGAACAAGGTCAGCCGCGATCACGCACGGATGCCGATGCCCTGGACGGCGCAGGGCGGCTTTACGAACAGGCAAGCGTGGTTCGCGCTCAATCCGAACTTTACCGAGATCAATGCCGAAACCTGCCAGACGATCTATCGCTTCTACACCGATCTGATCACCCTGCGTCACGCCGAACCCGCCTTGATCTATGGCGATTACAGCGATCCGGCGCCGGCGCATCCGCATCTTTTCACCTACACGCGCACCTTGGGCGACACGACGTTTTTAATCTACCTCAACTTTTCCGCTGAGGTTACGGCCTTCGAGAGCGACGCTGAATCGGAACCTGTGCTGAGTAACTACGCCTCGCCTT
- a CDS encoding YbaB/EbfC family nucleoid-associated protein produces the protein MDFQAMMKQAQLVQQKLHEAQAKMNASTVHGQAGAGLVKMELKGSGDMSGLTIDDSLLVSGEGEVLADLIRAAYGDARRKLDELNTQVMQEAGKDLGPGGGLPNLPKFF, from the coding sequence ATGGATTTTCAGGCCATGATGAAGCAGGCGCAACTGGTGCAGCAAAAGCTGCATGAGGCGCAGGCCAAGATGAACGCCAGCACCGTGCACGGTCAGGCTGGTGCCGGTCTGGTCAAGATGGAGCTGAAGGGCTCCGGCGACATGAGCGGCCTGACGATCGACGACAGCCTGCTGGTCAGTGGCGAGGGCGAGGTTTTGGCCGATCTGATCCGTGCCGCCTATGGCGATGCGCGCCGCAAGCTCGATGAGCTGAACACCCAGGTCATGCAGGAAGCCGGCAAGGATCTCGGCCCTGGTGGCGGTCTGCCCAACCTGCCGAAATTCTTCTAA
- the dapE gene encoding succinyl-diaminopimelate desuccinylase: MANAPKNLDVVHLTQALITRPSVTPVDAGAMDTVQQVLESLGFTCTRLKFGEIENLYARRGTSAPNLCFAGHTDVVPSGVRNLWRYDPFGAEIHDGAVIGRGAVDMKGGVAAWIAAVSRHDDLSGSQKGSLSFLITGDEEGVATDGTIRVVEWLKDQGEIIDHCIVGEPSSSAQLGDMIKVGRRGSVNATFTVTGKQGHVAYPQRALNPLPVLVDLLGALKARMLDDGYDQFPPSNLEITTIDTGNTATNIIPQDARARINIRFNPAHTGAQLCAWFDEVAAQFAAKTGAQIEVKSTISGEAFLTEASTFVDLIANVIKDTLGLDTDRSTTGGTSDARFIRALCPVVEFGLVGQTMHQINECVAVADLEALTDTYSALIEAYFSKFGSSS; the protein is encoded by the coding sequence ATGGCAAATGCACCCAAAAACCTTGATGTCGTTCACTTAACACAGGCGCTTATTACCCGCCCCTCGGTCACGCCGGTCGATGCCGGTGCCATGGATACGGTGCAGCAGGTGCTGGAAAGCCTGGGCTTTACCTGCACGCGGCTGAAATTCGGCGAGATCGAAAATCTCTATGCCCGCCGCGGCACGTCCGCGCCCAATCTGTGCTTCGCCGGCCATACCGATGTGGTGCCAAGCGGCGTGCGCAATCTGTGGCGCTACGATCCGTTTGGCGCCGAAATCCATGATGGCGCAGTGATTGGGCGCGGCGCGGTCGACATGAAGGGCGGAGTCGCCGCCTGGATCGCCGCCGTATCGCGCCATGATGATCTGAGTGGCTCCCAGAAAGGCTCATTGTCCTTTCTGATCACCGGCGATGAGGAAGGCGTGGCCACCGACGGCACCATCCGCGTGGTCGAGTGGCTGAAGGATCAGGGCGAGATCATCGACCACTGCATCGTCGGCGAGCCGTCATCTTCGGCGCAACTCGGCGACATGATCAAGGTCGGCCGGCGCGGCTCGGTCAACGCCACCTTCACCGTCACCGGCAAGCAGGGCCATGTCGCCTATCCGCAGCGCGCGCTTAATCCACTGCCCGTGCTGGTCGATCTGCTGGGTGCGTTGAAAGCCCGCATGCTCGATGACGGTTACGATCAGTTCCCGCCATCAAATCTGGAAATCACCACGATCGACACCGGCAACACCGCCACCAACATCATCCCTCAAGATGCCCGCGCCCGCATCAATATTCGCTTTAATCCGGCCCACACCGGCGCGCAACTATGCGCCTGGTTCGATGAGGTCGCGGCTCAGTTTGCGGCTAAGACCGGCGCGCAGATCGAGGTCAAATCAACCATTTCAGGCGAGGCTTTCCTGACCGAAGCCAGCACCTTTGTCGATCTGATAGCGAACGTGATCAAGGACACACTCGGACTGGACACCGACCGCTCGACCACCGGCGGCACGTCCGATGCCCGCTTTATCCGCGCGCTATGTCCGGTCGTTGAGTTCGGCCTTGTCGGCCAGACCATGCACCAGATCAACGAATGCGTAGCGGTGGCCGATCTCGAAGCCCTGACCGATACCTATTCGGCCCTGATCGAAGCGTATTTTTCGAAGTTCGGCTCTTCATCATAG
- the truA gene encoding tRNA pseudouridine(38-40) synthase TruA, with protein sequence MPRYKLLVEYDGRPYNGFQAQENQPSVQSSLEDAIFKFSGQRLRITTAGRTDTGVHATGQVVTFDLEKEYRPKVVRDAMNAYLMPQPISVLASEIVDDDFSARFSATGRMYLYRIINREGPPALDQGRVWHVKKPLDVEAMAEAAQSLLGKHDFTTFRFIGCQAKSPVKTLDIARVKRFGEEVHLVFAARSFLHRQVRSMTGTLVDVGTGRRPVGYVAEALAAADRATCGQVAPPQGLYLTQVTYDEEPNFEKYASIRAE encoded by the coding sequence ATGCCGCGTTACAAACTCCTCGTCGAATATGATGGCCGGCCTTATAATGGCTTTCAGGCGCAGGAAAACCAGCCGAGCGTGCAAAGCTCGTTGGAAGACGCGATCTTTAAATTCAGCGGCCAGCGCTTGCGCATCACCACGGCCGGCCGCACCGATACCGGCGTCCACGCCACCGGACAGGTGGTGACCTTCGACCTCGAAAAAGAGTACCGCCCCAAGGTGGTGCGCGACGCCATGAACGCCTACCTGATGCCGCAGCCGATTTCGGTGCTGGCGTCGGAGATTGTGGATGACGACTTCTCGGCGCGCTTTTCCGCTACCGGCCGCATGTATCTTTATCGCATTATCAACCGCGAGGGGCCGCCGGCGCTCGATCAGGGGCGCGTTTGGCACGTCAAGAAGCCACTTGATGTCGAGGCGATGGCCGAAGCGGCGCAAAGCCTGCTCGGCAAGCATGATTTCACCACCTTCCGCTTTATCGGCTGCCAGGCCAAGTCACCGGTCAAGACACTGGATATCGCGCGGGTGAAGCGCTTTGGCGAAGAGGTGCATCTGGTCTTTGCGGCGCGTTCGTTCCTGCATCGCCAGGTGCGCTCCATGACCGGCACCCTGGTCGATGTCGGCACAGGACGGCGGCCGGTCGGCTATGTGGCGGAAGCCCTGGCCGCGGCCGATCGCGCCACCTGCGGTCAGGTGGCGCCGCCGCAAGGCCTTTACCTGACGCAAGTGACCTATGATGAAGAGCCGAACTTCGAAAAATACGCTTCGATCAGGGCCGAATAG
- a CDS encoding MFS transporter codes for MTTPADPMAPNLPPQQEDNRHPLQIPDFRAFWISRLAGVLGTSAQSAAIAWQVYEIARRTQGVAESALYVGLIGLAQFITLFAFTLPAGIVADRYDRKKIVSVVLLLQLLLSLGFFAYSFIPNPPFWGLFALSAVLGALRAFSAPASSAIGPMLVPKHILPQAIAVNSMAFQAGLIVGPAIGGVLVGISPRFAYGFCAGLCLLAAVLIMTIRAPTLPDAPSGSKTAMLKEGMAYIWSNKVILGAISLDLFAVLLGGAIALMPIYVKDILHAGPEMFGILRASPAIGAIVTSFILSYRPIRRNAGRWMFGGVAVFGLSTIAFGVSEMIWVSIISMIVLGAADMISVYVRGTLVQIVTPNHMRGRVASVSYLFIGASNELGEFETGVIARLMGPVNAALFGGIGSLVVTGAWMKLFPSLYKADRLE; via the coding sequence GTGACCACGCCCGCCGATCCGATGGCTCCCAACCTGCCGCCGCAGCAGGAGGATAACCGCCACCCCCTGCAAATCCCTGATTTCCGCGCCTTCTGGATTTCGCGCCTCGCCGGTGTGCTGGGTACCTCGGCGCAGAGCGCGGCCATTGCCTGGCAGGTTTACGAAATTGCCCGCCGCACGCAGGGCGTGGCGGAATCGGCGCTCTATGTCGGTCTGATCGGGCTGGCACAGTTTATCACCCTGTTCGCCTTCACCCTGCCGGCAGGTATTGTCGCTGATCGCTATGACCGCAAGAAGATCGTCAGCGTCGTTCTGCTGCTGCAGTTGCTGCTGTCGCTCGGCTTCTTCGCCTATTCCTTTATACCCAATCCGCCGTTCTGGGGCCTGTTCGCCCTCAGCGCCGTGCTGGGCGCCTTACGGGCTTTCAGCGCGCCCGCCAGTTCGGCGATTGGTCCGATGCTGGTGCCCAAGCATATCCTGCCGCAGGCGATCGCCGTCAATTCCATGGCCTTTCAGGCAGGTCTGATCGTCGGGCCGGCGATTGGTGGCGTGCTGGTCGGCATATCGCCACGTTTCGCCTATGGCTTCTGCGCCGGACTTTGCCTTCTGGCGGCGGTTCTGATCATGACCATCCGCGCTCCCACCTTGCCGGATGCGCCCTCAGGCTCCAAGACCGCCATGCTGAAGGAAGGCATGGCCTATATCTGGTCCAACAAGGTCATTCTGGGCGCGATTTCGCTCGATCTGTTCGCTGTGCTTCTGGGCGGCGCCATCGCGCTCATGCCGATCTACGTCAAGGATATCCTGCATGCCGGACCGGAGATGTTCGGCATTCTGCGCGCGTCGCCGGCCATCGGCGCTATCGTCACCTCGTTTATCCTGTCCTACCGGCCGATCCGGCGCAATGCCGGACGCTGGATGTTCGGTGGCGTGGCGGTCTTCGGGTTATCGACCATCGCTTTTGGTGTCTCGGAAATGATCTGGGTGTCAATTATCTCGATGATCGTGCTCGGTGCAGCCGATATGATCAGTGTCTATGTCCGCGGCACCCTCGTCCAGATCGTCACGCCCAACCATATGCGCGGCCGCGTCGCATCTGTGTCCTACCTGTTCATCGGTGCGTCCAATGAACTGGGTGAGTTCGAAACCGGCGTCATCGCGCGCCTGATGGGGCCGGTCAATGCGGCGCTCTTTGGCGGCATCGGTTCGCTGGTCGTCACCGGCGCCTGGATGAAGCTGTTTCCGAGTTTATACAAAGCCGACCGCCTGGAATAG